One Deltaproteobacteria bacterium genomic window carries:
- a CDS encoding sodium:proton antiporter gives MAIGLSLPVWSVLPFACLLLAIALFPLVAAGFWARHYGKVCLALGLPVALFFLVRAPRELLHAVTEYVSFLVLLGSLFTVSGGILLRGTLRATPGINCAALGAGALMANVLGTTGASMLLIRPLLRANAHRRRAAHVVVFFIFIVANVGGALTAIGDPPLFLGYLRGVPFLWPLRALWPLWLSACGLVIGIFYIVDRRARALEAVEAGATGELREEPAGGERVPVSVDGKINILLLAAVIGAVFLPTPWREIGMAAAAAVSVWKTPAKIREENEFTYHPIAEVAILFAGIFATMIPALLILQARGGELGVTSPAQFFWASGALSSFLDNAPTYLTFFSLAQGLGGERLVAGVSPPVLRAISAGSVFMGANTYIGNAPNFMVKAIAEEAGVRMPSFLGYMAWSCTVLLPVFALITLVFF, from the coding sequence CGCTGGTCGCGGCCGGTTTCTGGGCGCGCCACTACGGGAAGGTGTGCCTGGCGCTCGGCCTGCCGGTGGCGCTGTTCTTCCTCGTCCGCGCCCCGCGCGAGCTGCTCCACGCCGTCACGGAGTACGTCTCCTTCCTCGTGCTCCTGGGGAGCCTCTTCACCGTGTCGGGAGGGATCCTCCTGCGGGGGACGCTGCGCGCGACCCCGGGGATCAACTGCGCGGCCCTCGGCGCGGGCGCGTTGATGGCCAACGTCCTCGGGACCACCGGGGCCTCGATGCTCCTGATCCGGCCGCTGCTGCGGGCGAACGCCCACCGCCGGCGGGCGGCCCACGTGGTGGTCTTCTTCATCTTCATCGTCGCGAACGTCGGGGGGGCGCTGACGGCGATCGGCGACCCGCCGCTCTTCCTCGGGTACCTGCGGGGCGTCCCGTTCCTGTGGCCGCTGCGCGCTCTTTGGCCGCTGTGGCTATCCGCCTGCGGCCTGGTGATCGGGATCTTCTACATCGTCGACCGGCGCGCCCGTGCGCTCGAGGCGGTCGAGGCGGGCGCGACGGGGGAGCTCCGGGAGGAGCCGGCGGGGGGGGAGAGGGTCCCGGTGTCGGTGGACGGGAAGATCAACATCCTTCTGCTCGCGGCGGTGATCGGGGCGGTCTTCCTTCCGACCCCGTGGCGGGAGATCGGGATGGCGGCCGCCGCGGCCGTATCCGTCTGGAAAACCCCCGCGAAGATCCGGGAGGAGAACGAGTTCACGTACCACCCGATCGCGGAGGTGGCCATCCTGTTCGCCGGGATCTTCGCCACCATGATCCCCGCGCTGCTCATCCTGCAGGCCCGCGGCGGCGAGCTGGGCGTGACGTCCCCCGCGCAATTCTTCTGGGCGTCCGGGGCGCTCTCCTCCTTCCTGGACAACGCCCCCACGTACCTCACCTTCTTCAGCCTGGCGCAGGGGCTGGGAGGGGAGCGGCTGGTGGCGGGGGTCTCCCCGCCGGTCCTGCGGGCGATCAGCGCCGGCTCCGTCTTCATGGGGGCCAACACCTACATCGGCAACGCCCCCAACTTCATGGTGAAGGCGATCGCGGAGGAGGCGGGGGTCCGGATGCCGTCGTTCCTCGGCTACATGGCCTGGTCGTGCACCGTCCTCCTCCCCGTCTTCGCATTGATCACCCTCGTATTCTTCTAA